Genomic DNA from Desulfuromonadales bacterium:
CGGCCCGACCTCACCCGTGGAGCATGCCGCACGGGCGAGGCAGCCCCGGAGCGGACGGTGCCGGTGGTTCTGGATGGACGGCAAATAGACTGCCCGACCTACGAGCGGGAGCGCCTGCCGTGCGGCAGTAGCTTCGCCGGTCCGGCGCTGGTGGTGGAGGAGACGGCAACGCACCTGGTGCGGGTTGGGTGGAAGGCGGAGGTGGATGGGCGGGGGAACCTGCTGCTGGAAAGAACAACTCCCTGATGGACGCTGTGGACGGAGTGGACAACATGGACAGTTAGAAGTCCACAACGTCCATAAAGTCCATGTCGTCCACAAGAGGTTCAAAAGATGACCGAAACCATCGACCCGATCCGCCTGGAAGTGCTGAAGAACCGCTTCGTCTCTCTCGCCGAGGAGATGGGGGCGGTGCTGATGCGCACCGCCTTTTCGCCCAACATCAAGGAGCGGCGCGACTTTTCCTGCGCCCTCTTCGACCGGCACGGCGAGATGCTCGCGCAGGCGGCCCATATCCCGGTGCATCTCGGCTCGATGCCGCTGTCGGTGACCGCCGCCCTCGAGCGTTCGGACCTTGCTCCGGGAGACATGCTGCTGCTCAACGATCCCTACCGCGGGGGGACGCACCTGCCCGACATCACCCTGGTCACGCCGGTCTACCTCGATGACGACCGTCCCGTGTTCTTTCTCGCGAACCGCGCCCATCATGCCGACGTCGGCGGCATGAGCGCGGGCTCCATGCCCCTGTCTACTGAAATCTTTCAGGAAGGGCTGCGCATCCCGCCGGTGAAGATCGTCCGGGGCGGCGAGATCGACCCGGAACTGCTCGCCCTGCTGCTGGCCAACGTGCGCACCCCGGTCGAGCGGGAAGGGGACCTGAGTGCGCAGATCGCCGCCAACCGCACCGGCGAGCGGCGTCTGCGGGAGATCGTCGGCCAGTACGGCCTGGCCGAAGTCGAGCGCTACGGTGGCGCCTTGCTCGATTACGGCGAACGGCTGATGGCGGCGGTCATTCGGGACATTCCCGACGGAATCTACACCTTCGCGGACCTTCTGGATGACGACGGGGCGGGAACGGAGGCGATCCCGATCCGCTGCAAAATTGCTGTGTGCGGCGGGCGGGCGACGGTCGATTTCACCGACTGCGCCCCCCAGGTCGCCGGCTGTCTCAACGCCGTGCGTGCCATCACCCTCTCGGCGGTCTTCTATGTCTTCCGCCTGCTGGCTCCGGAGGAGATCCCCAGCAATGCCGGCTGCCTGCGCCCCATCGAGGTGCTGACCCGGCCGGGGACGGTGGCGGACTGCACCTTCCCGGCAGCGGTGGCCGGGGGGAACGTCGAGACCTCGCAGCGCCTCGTCGATGTCCTCCTCGGCGCCCTAGCCCAGGCCCTGCCCGGACGCATCCCGGCGGCGAGCGCCGGCACGATGAACAATCTCACCATCGGCGGCGTCGACCCGCGCAACGGCGAACTGTTCACCTACTACGAAACGATCGCCGGCGGCGCCGGCGGCGGCCCAGGCGGAGACGGGGCAAGCGGCGTCCAGACGCACATGACCAATACCCTCAATACCCCCGTGGAAGCCCTGGAGCACGCCTATCCCCTCCGCGTGCGGCAATATTCGCTGCGCGACGGTTCGGGCGGCTCGGGGCGGCAGCGAGGCGGCGACGGCGTAGTTCGCGAAGTCGAGTTGCTCGGTGCCGCGCGGCTCACCCTGATCAGCGAGCGACGGGTTTCTGCTCCCTACGGACTGCAGGGAGGAGGAGCCGGCCGACAGGGGCGCAACCAACTGATCCGCGGTGGTGAGGTGACGGAGCTGCCGGCCAAGGTCACGGTCGAGGCCAGGGCCGGCGACCGGCTGCGCATAGAGACCCCGGGCGGCGGCGGCTGGGGGAAATCCGATGCCTAGGGGATGGGAGGACCTGAGTTCGTTTATTTCCTCGCTCGAAGAGCGCGGCGAACTGCACCGGATAAGGGCGGAGGTCGACCCGCGGCTGGAGATCGCAGCCGTCACCGACCGGGTCAGCAAGGGAGCCGGCGGTGGCCGGGCCCTCCTCTTCGAGAGGGTGTGCGGGCATCGCTTTCCGGTGGCGACCAACCTTTTCGGCTCGCGACAGCGCACCGCCTGGGCGCTGGGAGTCGAGGCCCTGGAGTCGATCGCCGAACGCCTTACCCGGGAACTGGCGAAGGCGACGGGCAGTGCCGACGAGCGGCTGCAGACCATTCTGGCCCGGCCGGAATTTGCCCCGCTGCCGGCCACCGAGGCGCCCTGCCAGGAGATCACGGAACCGATCGCCGATTTCTCGCTCCTTCCGGCCCTGCAGTCCTGGTTCGGGGACGGCGGCCGCTTTATCACCCTGCCGCAGGTCTTCACCCGCGACCCGGAAACCGGCGAGCCCAACTGCGGCATGTACCGGATGCAGATCTTCGACGCAAGCACCGCCGGACTGCACTGGCGGCCCGGTTCGGACGCCGCCCGCCACCATGCCGCCTGGCAGCGGCGGGGAGAGAGAATGCCGGTCGCCGTCGCTCTCGGCGGCGACCCGGCCCTGACCTATGCCGCCGGCTCGCCGCTTCCCGCCGGCCTCGACGAGGTCGCCTATGCCGGCTTCCTGCGCGGGGCGCCGGTGGCCATGGCCCCCTGCAGAAGCTCCGATCTCGAGGTGCCGGCCGGTGCCGAGTTTGTCCTCGAGGGGTACGTCGAGCCGGGGGAAGAGCGTCTCGAGGGGCCCTTCGGCAACCACACCGGCAGCTACGCGCCGCCGGAGCCCTGCCCGGTTTTCCATCTCACCAGAATCACGCACCGTCGTGATGCAATTTTCCCCTGCACTCTCGTCGGGCCGCCGCCGATGGAGGACTGCTGGCTGGCCAAGGCGGGTGAGCGGCTGCTGCTGCCGCTGTTGCGCATCGATTTTCCGGAAATTGTCGATCTCAATTTCCCTGTCGAGACGATCTTTCACGGCTGCGCTCTGCTTTCGGTGCGGACATCGGCAGGCAGCGGGCGGGAACTGCTGCGCTCCTTGTGGCAGAGCCGCTTCTTCCGTTCGTCGCGGCTGCTGGTGCTGCTTGCCGAAGAAGTAGACGTGCAGGACCCGGCGCAGGTATACTGGCAGGCGGTGAACCGTGTCGACCCCGAGCGGGATGTGATCGTCGAGGCGGCGCGGATCGGCATCGACGCCAGCAGGGTCCCGCCAGGCGGCAGGGTCGTGGGGGATGTCGAAACAGAGCTGCGAGTCAAGCGGCGGTGGCACGAGTACGGATTTTAACAAAAGCACCCATGTCCATGAAAGGACCCTGTGCATGTTGAGCATTGTCGAATGGCTGGAAGATATCGAACGTGGCGCCGCCGAACTATACACGGCCGCCGCTCGCAGCTTTGCCGAAGACCCGGCGTTCGCGGCGTTTCTGCAGCGGCTGGCCGAGGAGGAGAAGTGGCATCGCCAGCTCATCCGCTCGTTACCGATGGGCCGCGAGGCCGAGGCGGTCGATGAAGAGTTGATCACCCTCGATGAGGAGACCCGGGCCAATATTTCCGAGCTGCTGGCCAAGGGTCTGAAAAAGGTCGTCGCCGGGGAAATGAGCCGGGAGGCAATGCTGGAGACGATTGCCGCCGCCGAATTCTCCGAGTGGAACGACATCTTTCTCTATGCGCTGCACGCCCTGCAGGGGAGCGGCCGGGAATATCAGGCAGCCGTGGCCGAAATCGAACGCCACAAGGAGGAGATCGCCCGCTTCCTGGCCGCCGAACCCGACGGCAGGCGTTTCCTGGATACGGTGCAGCGGCTGCCGGCGGTGGCGGGCAAGCGCATTCTCATCGTCGAAAAGCACCGGGCGCTGGCCAGACTATTGCGCAGCATCGTGGCCACCGTCGGCGAGGTCGAACTCGTCGAGAGCGGCCCCGAGGGTCTGGTCCGGCTCGAAAACGAGCATTTCGACGTCGTCATCTCAGACATCAACATGCTGGCGATGAACAGTCTTGAGTTCTACGCCAGGGTGATCGGCTTCGACCCGGCGATGAAGGATCGTTTCGTCTTTTTTGCCGGTGTTGCCCTGCAGGAGAGCCTGGAGACGGTTGCCGCCGGCGAAGCCACCGTGTTGGCCAAGCCGGCTCTGGTCAGCCACCTGCGCCGGGCGGTGGCCGAAATTGCTCACAGAAGTCGGGTCATTCACTGATGGCCAAAACTGCTTGGCGGGACCTTTGACGCGGTCCCGCTAACGCTCCTCCCCGCTGGCGAACAGGGTCAGCGCCCAGGCATCAGCAGTTGAATCATATCTCAGGATGTAGCGATTCCCGTCGTCGCCGTGCACCTTGAAGTAGCGATGGCCGGGGGCGAGCCAGCGATCGAGGATTTCGACGACCTCGATTTTGCGTTCGCCGAGAAAAAAGCGGCGCGGCGTCTCCTCCTCCCGGTAGCCGGCGTAGCATTCGACCCGGACGCCGAAGGGTACTTTCCTTTGCTCAGCCACGTCTCTGCAACTCCCTCTGCTGCTCGTTGCCGATGAGCTTCACCAGGTCGCTGAGCTGCTCGGCAACCAGATCGATCAGGTCGTCGACCGCCAGAATGCCGGCCAGAGCACCGCCGGGGTCGACCACCGGCGCCCGCCTGACCCCGCGTCCACGCATCCGCAGCAGGGCATCCATGACCTCCTCCTCGGCGCTTACCGTCAGCAGTTCGGAGCTCATGGCATCGCCGACTGCGACAGCTTCGAGCGGGATCTGCTCGGCCAGGAGTTCGACGACGATGTCCCGGTCGGTCAGGATGCCGACAGGGACCCGAATGCCCGCCCGCTCC
This window encodes:
- a CDS encoding CBS domain-containing protein, with translation MKVGEICNREVVFVDREAAILEAAQLMRRHHVGDVVVTEERAGIRVPVGILTDRDIVVELLAEQIPLEAVAVGDAMSSELLTVSAEEEVMDALLRMRGRGVRRAPVVDPGGALAGILAVDDLIDLVAEQLSDLVKLIGNEQQRELQRRG
- a CDS encoding hydantoinase B/oxoprolinase family protein yields the protein MTETIDPIRLEVLKNRFVSLAEEMGAVLMRTAFSPNIKERRDFSCALFDRHGEMLAQAAHIPVHLGSMPLSVTAALERSDLAPGDMLLLNDPYRGGTHLPDITLVTPVYLDDDRPVFFLANRAHHADVGGMSAGSMPLSTEIFQEGLRIPPVKIVRGGEIDPELLALLLANVRTPVEREGDLSAQIAANRTGERRLREIVGQYGLAEVERYGGALLDYGERLMAAVIRDIPDGIYTFADLLDDDGAGTEAIPIRCKIAVCGGRATVDFTDCAPQVAGCLNAVRAITLSAVFYVFRLLAPEEIPSNAGCLRPIEVLTRPGTVADCTFPAAVAGGNVETSQRLVDVLLGALAQALPGRIPAASAGTMNNLTIGGVDPRNGELFTYYETIAGGAGGGPGGDGASGVQTHMTNTLNTPVEALEHAYPLRVRQYSLRDGSGGSGRQRGGDGVVREVELLGAARLTLISERRVSAPYGLQGGGAGRQGRNQLIRGGEVTELPAKVTVEARAGDRLRIETPGGGGWGKSDA
- a CDS encoding UbiD family decarboxylase; translated protein: MPRGWEDLSSFISSLEERGELHRIRAEVDPRLEIAAVTDRVSKGAGGGRALLFERVCGHRFPVATNLFGSRQRTAWALGVEALESIAERLTRELAKATGSADERLQTILARPEFAPLPATEAPCQEITEPIADFSLLPALQSWFGDGGRFITLPQVFTRDPETGEPNCGMYRMQIFDASTAGLHWRPGSDAARHHAAWQRRGERMPVAVALGGDPALTYAAGSPLPAGLDEVAYAGFLRGAPVAMAPCRSSDLEVPAGAEFVLEGYVEPGEERLEGPFGNHTGSYAPPEPCPVFHLTRITHRRDAIFPCTLVGPPPMEDCWLAKAGERLLLPLLRIDFPEIVDLNFPVETIFHGCALLSVRTSAGSGRELLRSLWQSRFFRSSRLLVLLAEEVDVQDPAQVYWQAVNRVDPERDVIVEAARIGIDASRVPPGGRVVGDVETELRVKRRWHEYGF
- a CDS encoding response regulator, with the protein product MLSIVEWLEDIERGAAELYTAAARSFAEDPAFAAFLQRLAEEEKWHRQLIRSLPMGREAEAVDEELITLDEETRANISELLAKGLKKVVAGEMSREAMLETIAAAEFSEWNDIFLYALHALQGSGREYQAAVAEIERHKEEIARFLAAEPDGRRFLDTVQRLPAVAGKRILIVEKHRALARLLRSIVATVGEVELVESGPEGLVRLENEHFDVVISDINMLAMNSLEFYARVIGFDPAMKDRFVFFAGVALQESLETVAAGEATVLAKPALVSHLRRAVAEIAHRSRVIH